In Cedecea neteri, a single genomic region encodes these proteins:
- a CDS encoding glutamine amidotransferase — translation MKKKILLVGESWTSTSTHVKGFDQFATATWHTGATDFLAALADSPYAVTYMSAHAAATDFPLTLEALQQWDAIILSDIGANTLLLHPDTWLKSRRTANRLTLLHDYVAGGGSLMMIGGYYSFQGINGGARYRHTAVETVLPVRCLAWDDRIETPEGSYPQVTESHAVLNDIPGEWPWLLGYNEVEMHPEGKLLATVAGTGHPLLAIREYLQGRSLVWTSDMSAHWLPEEFTQWPGYRQLWINCLDWLTAHR, via the coding sequence ATGAAGAAAAAAATCTTACTGGTCGGTGAATCCTGGACCAGCACGTCAACGCACGTTAAAGGTTTCGACCAGTTTGCCACCGCCACCTGGCACACCGGCGCAACGGATTTTTTGGCAGCGCTCGCGGACAGTCCCTACGCCGTGACCTATATGTCCGCCCACGCTGCTGCGACAGATTTTCCGCTGACGCTGGAAGCGCTGCAGCAGTGGGATGCGATTATTCTCTCGGATATTGGCGCCAATACGCTGCTGCTGCATCCGGACACCTGGCTGAAAAGCCGCCGAACCGCCAACCGTCTGACGCTTCTGCATGACTACGTGGCCGGCGGCGGTTCGCTAATGATGATTGGCGGGTATTACAGCTTCCAGGGCATTAACGGCGGCGCGCGCTATCGCCATACTGCGGTAGAGACTGTTTTGCCAGTCCGCTGTCTGGCGTGGGACGACCGAATTGAGACCCCGGAAGGTAGCTATCCTCAAGTGACGGAATCCCACGCCGTGTTGAACGATATTCCGGGCGAATGGCCCTGGCTGCTGGGCTATAACGAAGTTGAAATGCATCCGGAAGGTAAACTGCTGGCAACCGTCGCAGGTACCGGTCATCCGCTGCTGGCTATTCGCGAATATCTTCAGGGCCGCTCGCTGGTGTGGACCAGCGATATGTCGGCGCACTGGCTACCGGAAGAGTTCACGCAATGGCCCGGCTATCGACAGCTGTGGATTAACTGCCTTGACTGGCTGACGGCACATCGCTGA
- a CDS encoding VOC family protein, with product MDFTVGFGRIAAILPVKDIQQAKAFYVDGLGFCQTFQNGDPVGFVILKQGGSELHLTLQPQHKAANFPVAHLLVDDASALFTLCQQAGARIIKGLQDKDYGLRAFVFADPDGNRIDVGQRIER from the coding sequence ATGGATTTCACTGTAGGATTTGGCCGTATAGCGGCTATATTGCCGGTAAAAGATATACAGCAGGCAAAAGCTTTTTACGTGGACGGGTTAGGGTTCTGCCAGACGTTTCAAAATGGCGATCCGGTTGGGTTTGTTATCCTCAAACAGGGGGGAAGTGAGCTCCACTTGACGCTGCAACCGCAGCATAAGGCGGCGAATTTCCCGGTGGCACATCTTTTGGTGGATGACGCCAGTGCGCTGTTTACACTTTGCCAGCAGGCAGGCGCCAGGATCATTAAGGGGCTTCAGGATAAAGATTATGGTCTGCGGGCATTTGTGTTTGCCGACCCTGACGGGAACCGGATAGACGTTGGGCAAAGAATAGAACGTTAA
- a CDS encoding glycosyltransferase family 9 protein gives MTPTLQTFVGSLLQDDKTLVASYDLESLSPDLKNTLQLQTLRQPGIYNYALSPFSLDYRSVQRLCVINGMGVTLGDSLMGISALHAIKTINPKLHLTVLRPHTCQAYVEEIYRLAANVIDELHFMPQEMTSLAGYDALIDAGNQLFREDFATLEMHDFFLRHLGIAPESVSEEIKTNRWLRDGMPEQVSPLAGRYVLFNHRASTPLRDIPAAVLVEFVTHIYQQHGLPVAGFGKIDHPQFIDLSSRSRNTADFIAIIRHASKVYTCDSSALHIAAAFEVPTTAYFNAIKPALRAAYYPLCKSVDLGTERSVLLHQSEDSELLKEIENNYRRYLAAL, from the coding sequence ATGACACCTACGCTTCAAACTTTTGTCGGAAGTTTGCTCCAGGATGATAAAACGCTCGTCGCCTCTTACGATCTTGAGTCCTTATCGCCCGACCTGAAAAATACTCTTCAGCTACAGACTTTGCGCCAGCCTGGCATTTATAACTATGCCTTATCCCCCTTTTCACTCGATTATCGCAGCGTTCAGCGACTCTGTGTTATCAACGGGATGGGCGTCACGCTGGGGGATTCACTGATGGGTATTTCGGCGCTGCACGCAATCAAAACCATTAACCCTAAACTTCACTTGACGGTGCTGCGCCCTCATACCTGCCAGGCTTATGTAGAAGAAATTTATCGACTCGCGGCTAACGTGATCGATGAGCTGCATTTTATGCCTCAGGAAATGACTTCACTGGCGGGATATGATGCGCTGATTGACGCCGGGAATCAGCTCTTCCGGGAGGATTTCGCCACTCTGGAAATGCATGATTTTTTCCTGCGCCACCTTGGTATTGCCCCTGAGTCTGTCTCCGAAGAGATAAAAACAAACCGCTGGCTTCGTGACGGCATGCCAGAGCAAGTTTCTCCGTTGGCAGGTCGTTACGTACTATTCAATCACCGTGCCAGCACTCCGCTTCGTGACATCCCGGCTGCGGTGCTCGTTGAATTTGTAACGCATATCTATCAGCAACACGGCCTACCCGTTGCAGGATTTGGCAAAATAGATCACCCGCAGTTTATCGATCTTTCTTCACGCTCAAGAAATACCGCAGACTTTATCGCCATTATCCGCCACGCCAGTAAAGTCTATACCTGTGATTCGTCGGCTTTGCATATTGCCGCAGCCTTTGAGGTGCCTACAACGGCCTATTTTAACGCCATCAAACCGGCGCTGCGGGCGGCTTATTACCCGCTGTGCAAAAGCGTTGATCTGGGCACTGAGCGCTCTGTGCTGTTGCACCAAAGTGAAGATAGCGAGTTGCTAAAAGAGATTGAGAATAACTACCGGCGTTATCTTGCCGCTTTATAG
- a CDS encoding LacI family DNA-binding transcriptional regulator, with product MAQVMSIKRVLLSDVAKLAGLSKSTLSRYMNNSIVLPQDTIDRIEAAIRELDYRGNSLARRLSKGGSETLGLVLPDITNPFFAELADAAEEAASASGYSLVLCITRNNPDKECQFIRWLDTCQVDGLLFTTNRPDNGLLRKELQRHERIVLLDEDIPGSKVPKVFADNVQGGRIATEQLIAAGHRHIAFVGGPDKLMSVRERYQGFCTAMEQAGLSWPPEWVIYGDYHRDFGQQALRYLFSQPIPPTAVFAASDYLVLGLLDGLRTLGLQAPEALSLVGFDDANYADFTQPRISTIRQPARELGRAAVNIMMRLLNNDRDIPAETRLPVEWIGRDSIKQR from the coding sequence ATGGCGCAGGTAATGAGTATAAAACGCGTATTGTTATCCGATGTGGCAAAGCTGGCGGGACTGTCGAAGTCGACACTGTCGCGCTATATGAACAACAGTATTGTGCTGCCGCAGGACACCATCGACCGTATCGAAGCCGCCATTCGCGAGCTGGACTATCGCGGCAATAGCCTGGCACGTCGTCTTAGCAAAGGCGGCAGCGAAACGCTTGGCCTGGTGCTGCCCGATATTACCAACCCCTTCTTTGCCGAACTGGCCGACGCCGCCGAAGAGGCCGCATCTGCCAGCGGCTACAGCCTGGTGCTGTGTATCACCCGTAACAACCCTGACAAAGAGTGCCAGTTCATCCGCTGGCTGGATACCTGCCAGGTCGACGGCCTGCTGTTCACCACCAACCGCCCCGACAATGGCCTGCTGCGCAAAGAGCTCCAGCGCCACGAACGCATTGTCTTGCTGGATGAAGATATTCCCGGCAGTAAGGTACCGAAAGTGTTTGCCGATAACGTCCAGGGCGGGCGGATCGCCACTGAACAACTGATTGCTGCCGGGCATCGCCATATCGCTTTCGTTGGCGGCCCGGATAAGTTGATGAGCGTCCGCGAGCGCTATCAGGGATTCTGCACCGCAATGGAGCAGGCTGGCCTGAGCTGGCCGCCCGAATGGGTTATCTACGGCGATTACCACCGCGACTTTGGCCAGCAGGCGCTGCGGTACCTGTTCAGTCAGCCGATTCCCCCGACCGCCGTTTTCGCCGCCAGTGACTATCTGGTGCTCGGTCTGTTGGACGGCCTGCGCACCCTCGGACTTCAGGCGCCGGAGGCACTATCGCTGGTCGGCTTCGATGACGCCAACTACGCTGATTTTACCCAGCCGAGGATTTCGACTATCCGACAGCCTGCCCGGGAGCTGGGTCGCGCCGCGGTGAACATCATGATGCGCCTGCTGAACAACGATCGTGACATCCCGGCGGAAACCCGCCTGCCGGTGGAATGGATTGGTCGCGACTCGATCAAGCAGCGTTAA
- a CDS encoding ribokinase: protein MRVYVIGNIAVDETWSISDMPKKGVSIHGIKVSQDVGGKGANQAIILSRCGIDTHLIAATGNDSNGEWIRQQIKNEPLTLLPDGHFNQHSDTSIILNSADGDNAIITTTAAADSFSLDDIIPHMAEATAGDILLQQGNFSLDKTRALFQYAKARGMTTVFNPSPVNPDFCHLWPLIDIAVVNESEAEQLQPYAVRSLVVTQGSAGAWLIQTGQRQFCPAFPAEALDTTGAGDTFLAVMLASSILRGVAPDALALTHASRAAAITVSRRGTLSAFPDGHELITLLAVNGEH, encoded by the coding sequence ATGCGTGTTTACGTTATCGGTAATATTGCCGTGGATGAAACCTGGTCCATTTCAGACATGCCTAAAAAAGGCGTTTCAATTCACGGCATTAAGGTTTCGCAGGATGTCGGCGGCAAAGGCGCGAATCAAGCGATTATATTATCCCGCTGCGGAATCGACACGCATTTAATTGCTGCCACGGGAAATGACAGCAACGGTGAGTGGATCCGTCAGCAGATAAAAAATGAACCATTGACGCTTCTACCCGACGGTCATTTCAATCAACATAGCGATACCTCGATTATTTTAAATAGTGCTGATGGCGACAATGCCATTATTACCACCACGGCGGCTGCGGATTCGTTCAGCCTGGATGATATTATTCCGCATATGGCAGAGGCCACTGCGGGCGATATTCTGCTCCAACAAGGCAATTTCTCCCTGGATAAAACACGGGCACTGTTCCAGTACGCCAAAGCCCGCGGTATGACAACGGTATTCAACCCCTCCCCCGTCAACCCTGACTTTTGCCATCTGTGGCCGCTAATCGACATCGCGGTGGTCAATGAATCCGAGGCCGAGCAGCTCCAGCCCTATGCCGTGAGAAGCCTGGTGGTGACCCAGGGCTCAGCAGGTGCCTGGCTTATTCAGACGGGCCAGCGCCAGTTTTGCCCCGCCTTCCCTGCCGAGGCGCTGGATACCACCGGTGCAGGCGACACCTTCCTCGCGGTTATGTTGGCGTCTTCAATCCTGCGCGGTGTTGCGCCGGATGCGCTGGCCTTGACGCACGCCAGCAGAGCCGCAGCCATTACCGTCAGCCGCCGTGGAACGCTCAGTGCGTTTCCCGACGGCCATGAACTTATCACCCTGTTAGCCGTGAACGGCGAACACTGA
- a CDS encoding DUF1345 domain-containing protein, with the protein MAFALKTHLFARFRLLISVAAGVVCYFALPAQLGTLQRLLIGWNVLAWLYLLFIWFRMLRTEVCDIPRIARVQDQSAALVLSLLIFACMASLVAIMSELPSLRSLSGTPLVLHILLTALTLIVSWTLLPSVFAMHYAHQHYLHRSKDITPMIFPDKPSDPDYWDFLYYSFTIAVAAQTADVATGTTGMRKITLLQSVISFIFNLAILGLSVNVGAGLLS; encoded by the coding sequence ATGGCATTTGCGCTAAAAACCCATCTCTTTGCCCGCTTTCGACTATTGATTTCAGTGGCTGCCGGTGTCGTTTGTTACTTCGCCCTTCCCGCTCAGCTTGGCACGCTGCAGCGGCTGTTGATCGGCTGGAATGTTTTGGCCTGGCTTTATCTGCTCTTTATCTGGTTTCGCATGCTGCGAACGGAAGTCTGCGACATCCCGCGAATAGCAAGGGTACAGGACCAAAGTGCCGCACTCGTGTTAAGCCTGCTTATCTTTGCCTGTATGGCAAGCCTTGTGGCGATCATGAGCGAACTACCATCGCTGCGTTCTCTGTCGGGAACCCCGCTTGTGCTGCATATTTTACTGACGGCATTAACGCTTATCGTCTCCTGGACATTGCTGCCCAGTGTTTTCGCGATGCACTATGCGCATCAACATTATTTGCATCGCAGCAAAGACATCACTCCAATGATCTTTCCTGATAAACCGAGCGACCCGGATTATTGGGACTTCCTTTATTACTCTTTCACCATCGCCGTTGCCGCACAAACGGCCGATGTGGCAACGGGCACAACCGGCATGCGCAAAATAACCCTGCTGCAGTCGGTTATCTCCTTTATCTTCAACCTGGCGATTCTGGGACTTTCCGTCAATGTGGGAGCCGGATTGTTGAGTTAA
- a CDS encoding phosphotriesterase family protein translates to MKGSIFRHPSPLPVGVSSGYVMTVLGPLPVNEMGVTLMHEHILLDASGKWVPPCCCSDRHLAEMPVIMENLGELSMNPLMSRDNCQLFDVDVAIEELMKYRALGGETVVDPTNIGIGRDPKALARISRLTGLNIIMGTGFYLEPSHPEWVKNSSVEQLTERLMYDLGGAENKPEVLAGLIGEIGVSSRFTPDEEKSLRAAGRASAATGVPIEVHLPGWERLGHRVLDILEQEGADLRHTVLCHMNPSFADKRYQRELAQRGAFLEYDMIGMSYYYADESAQSPSDEENARAIRELIDDGYIQQILLSQDVFLKTMLTRYGGHGYGYILKHFVPRLRRHGISGEQLETLMIGNPQRVFGG, encoded by the coding sequence ATGAAAGGATCCATTTTTCGCCACCCTTCTCCGCTGCCGGTTGGTGTCAGTAGCGGTTACGTTATGACGGTGCTTGGCCCGCTGCCGGTGAACGAAATGGGCGTAACCCTGATGCATGAGCATATTCTGCTGGATGCCTCAGGCAAGTGGGTGCCGCCCTGCTGCTGTAGCGATCGTCATCTTGCCGAAATGCCGGTGATAATGGAGAACCTCGGCGAATTGTCGATGAATCCGCTGATGAGCCGCGATAACTGTCAGCTGTTTGATGTCGATGTTGCCATTGAAGAGTTGATGAAATATCGAGCCCTTGGCGGAGAAACGGTGGTTGACCCGACCAATATCGGTATTGGCCGCGATCCAAAAGCGCTGGCGCGTATCTCACGCCTGACCGGTCTGAACATTATTATGGGGACTGGCTTCTATCTGGAACCGTCTCATCCCGAGTGGGTAAAAAACAGCAGCGTCGAACAGCTGACCGAGCGGCTGATGTACGATCTTGGCGGCGCGGAGAATAAACCGGAGGTGCTCGCAGGGCTCATCGGCGAAATCGGTGTCTCAAGCCGATTTACGCCGGATGAGGAGAAATCCCTGCGCGCCGCGGGTCGGGCCAGCGCCGCGACAGGGGTGCCAATCGAAGTCCATCTACCCGGCTGGGAACGGCTGGGGCATCGGGTGCTGGATATTCTCGAACAGGAAGGCGCCGATTTACGCCATACCGTGCTTTGCCATATGAATCCCAGCTTTGCCGATAAGCGCTACCAGCGCGAACTGGCGCAGCGCGGGGCGTTTCTCGAATACGACATGATCGGCATGAGCTATTACTACGCTGACGAGTCGGCGCAGTCGCCCTCCGACGAGGAGAACGCCCGCGCGATTCGTGAGCTGATTGACGACGGCTATATCCAGCAAATTCTGCTGTCGCAGGACGTCTTCCTGAAAACCATGCTCACCCGCTACGGCGGTCACGGTTACGGCTACATACTCAAACATTTTGTTCCGCGTCTGCGACGCCACGGCATCAGCGGCGAGCAGCTTGAAACCTTAATGATTGGAAACCCCCAACGCGTCTTTGGCGGATAA
- a CDS encoding ABC transporter permease encodes MNLSSSRMIQQSLPRRLLQNHSGVVSIALFFVFCCVVFSLITSNFLTGTNWLNIIRQSAPLLIVATAMTLVITTGGIDLSVGSTLALVGALSAIALNNWGLPWPVVMLGGLFLGGFVGAINGFFIAYEGIPAFIVTLATLAVVRGIALLVTQGYSITVPADSLFTFIGRAWVVGIPMPALIGILCLVSGHIVLNHMRFGRYVTAIGANAEGARRSGINTREATMKVYIISGMAAALAGMIITARLGSGSSNQGEGFELQVIAAVVLGSTSLFGGFGTIIGTLLGALSIAVIQNGLILSHISPFYTQIATGTIILLAIWLNTRILNPTRSTAKG; translated from the coding sequence ATGAACTTAAGCAGCTCCCGCATGATCCAGCAGTCGCTGCCGCGCCGCCTGCTGCAGAACCACTCAGGCGTGGTCAGCATTGCGCTCTTTTTCGTCTTCTGCTGCGTGGTGTTTTCGCTGATTACCAGTAACTTTCTCACCGGCACCAACTGGCTGAACATTATCCGTCAGAGTGCCCCGCTGCTGATAGTCGCGACGGCAATGACCCTGGTGATTACCACAGGCGGTATCGATCTGTCGGTGGGCTCGACCCTGGCGCTGGTCGGCGCGCTTTCCGCAATCGCTCTAAATAACTGGGGGCTGCCGTGGCCGGTGGTCATGCTCGGCGGCCTTTTTCTTGGCGGATTTGTGGGCGCCATCAACGGCTTTTTTATTGCCTATGAGGGCATTCCGGCGTTTATCGTCACGCTCGCCACCCTGGCCGTGGTTCGCGGCATCGCGCTCCTGGTCACTCAGGGCTATTCGATTACGGTTCCGGCTGACAGCCTGTTTACCTTTATAGGACGCGCGTGGGTTGTCGGTATCCCCATGCCCGCACTGATCGGTATTTTGTGTCTGGTTAGCGGGCATATCGTACTCAACCATATGCGCTTTGGCCGCTATGTGACCGCTATCGGCGCCAACGCCGAAGGGGCACGACGCAGCGGCATTAACACCAGAGAGGCCACCATGAAAGTCTATATCATCAGCGGAATGGCTGCGGCCCTGGCTGGGATGATCATTACCGCACGTCTCGGCAGCGGCTCCTCCAACCAGGGTGAAGGCTTTGAACTGCAGGTCATCGCGGCCGTTGTGCTTGGCAGTACCAGCCTGTTCGGCGGCTTCGGCACCATTATTGGCACGCTGCTGGGCGCGCTGTCGATTGCGGTCATTCAGAACGGGCTGATCCTGTCGCATATTTCGCCGTTTTACACCCAGATAGCCACCGGCACCATTATCCTGCTGGCTATCTGGCTGAACACCCGCATTCTCAACCCAACGCGCTCCACGGCGAAAGGATAG
- a CDS encoding M20 family metallopeptidase, with the protein MVTTLHLARQLLGFNTINPPGSEADCMRFFANWLSDSGFDVSLSSFGEGRCNLIARLPGAKTGKPLAFTGHLDTVPLGNTRWQYDPFGSQMEDGRLYGRGSSDMKAAIAAFAVACVKLRETILAGRGALLLITGGEETGCDGARALIASAKLPDVGALIVGEPTANYPVIGHKGALWLRCETRGKTAHGAMPELGINAIYLAADALGKIQHFSPGAPHPLMKQPTVNVGCIHGGLNINSVPDHTRFDVDIRSAPNLQHATIRQQLTSLLGESVTVSTLVDLPAVLSEQEHAWIKQVYQRCQPLHTTPLEPRVVPYFTDASLLLPALGNPPCIILGPGEPSMAHQTDEYCLLSRMEEAEQLYGEIIRDWMA; encoded by the coding sequence ATGGTCACCACCCTGCACCTGGCCCGGCAACTGCTGGGCTTTAACACCATCAACCCGCCGGGCAGCGAAGCAGATTGCATGCGGTTCTTTGCCAACTGGCTTAGCGATAGCGGGTTTGATGTTTCGCTGTCATCGTTCGGCGAGGGACGCTGTAATCTTATCGCCCGGCTGCCCGGAGCGAAGACAGGTAAACCACTGGCCTTCACCGGGCATCTGGATACAGTCCCGTTGGGCAATACCCGGTGGCAGTACGATCCTTTCGGCTCGCAGATGGAAGACGGGCGTCTTTATGGACGCGGCTCCAGCGATATGAAAGCGGCAATAGCCGCGTTTGCCGTGGCATGCGTAAAGCTGCGGGAAACTATCCTCGCCGGACGTGGCGCGCTATTGCTGATTACCGGCGGAGAAGAGACCGGCTGCGACGGTGCGCGGGCACTGATTGCCTCCGCAAAGTTGCCGGACGTGGGGGCGCTTATCGTCGGTGAGCCTACCGCGAACTATCCGGTTATCGGCCATAAAGGCGCACTCTGGCTACGCTGCGAAACTCGAGGGAAAACCGCCCACGGCGCGATGCCGGAGCTGGGCATTAATGCTATCTATCTGGCGGCGGATGCGCTGGGTAAAATCCAACATTTTTCGCCGGGCGCGCCGCATCCACTAATGAAGCAGCCCACGGTGAATGTCGGCTGTATTCACGGCGGGCTAAATATTAATTCCGTGCCGGACCACACGCGTTTCGATGTCGATATCCGCAGCGCGCCCAATTTACAGCATGCCACCATCCGCCAGCAGCTGACTTCACTGCTTGGCGAGAGCGTCACGGTGTCGACGCTAGTCGATCTGCCCGCAGTACTCAGCGAGCAAGAACACGCGTGGATAAAACAGGTTTATCAGCGCTGTCAGCCACTGCACACCACGCCGCTTGAGCCTCGCGTAGTGCCATACTTTACAGACGCTTCTCTGTTGCTGCCTGCGTTGGGAAACCCGCCCTGTATTATTCTTGGCCCCGGCGAGCCGTCTATGGCTCATCAAACCGACGAGTATTGTCTGCTCAGCCGAATGGAGGAAGCCGAGCAGCTGTACGGGGAGATTATTCGCGACTGGATGGCGTAG
- a CDS encoding ATP-binding cassette domain-containing protein, protein MINITKTYGSIRSLRGVNLALAPGEVLGLVGDNGAGKSTLTKVLSGAVIPSSGTIRIDGEQQQFADPADSRRCHIEMVYQDLSLCDTVDVAGNLFMGREPMKSVLGIPFLDEGKMHADAREMLKGLGISIPDTRLLVRNLSGGQRQAIAIARAAAFDPKVLIMDEPTAALAVAEVEAVLELIRRVSARGVSVILITHRLQDLFLVCDRIMVMYEGTNVADRRVADTSLSDIVNLIVGEKFTAHSAAAH, encoded by the coding sequence ATGATCAATATCACCAAGACCTACGGGTCGATACGTTCCCTGCGCGGGGTCAACCTTGCGCTGGCCCCAGGCGAGGTGCTGGGCTTAGTCGGCGATAACGGCGCGGGGAAATCCACCCTGACCAAAGTGCTGTCTGGCGCGGTTATCCCCTCCAGCGGCACGATTCGTATCGACGGTGAACAGCAGCAGTTTGCCGATCCGGCGGATTCACGCCGCTGCCATATCGAGATGGTGTATCAGGATCTGTCGCTGTGCGACACGGTCGACGTCGCGGGCAATCTGTTTATGGGCCGCGAGCCGATGAAATCGGTCCTGGGTATCCCCTTCCTCGATGAAGGCAAAATGCACGCCGACGCCAGGGAGATGCTTAAAGGACTCGGGATCTCTATTCCTGATACCCGACTGCTGGTGCGAAATCTCTCCGGCGGCCAGCGCCAGGCTATTGCCATCGCGCGCGCGGCGGCTTTTGACCCGAAAGTGCTGATTATGGACGAACCCACCGCTGCGCTGGCCGTCGCGGAAGTCGAGGCGGTTCTCGAGCTCATTCGGCGCGTTTCCGCTCGCGGGGTGAGCGTGATTCTGATTACCCACCGCCTGCAGGACCTGTTCCTGGTCTGTGACCGGATCATGGTGATGTATGAAGGTACCAACGTCGCCGACAGACGGGTGGCCGACACCAGCCTGAGCGATATTGTTAACCTGATTGTGGGCGAAAAATTTACCGCCCACTCTGCGGCTGCACATTGA
- a CDS encoding substrate-binding domain-containing protein: MMSFNTGKLRSIAVVTTMLVSIGFISAASAAAPTYALVQINQQALFFNLMNKGAADAAKSSGKDLVIFNSNDNPVAQNDAIENYIQQGVKGILVDAIDVNGIMPAIKEAAAAKIPVIAIDAVLPAGPQTAQVGVDNIEGGKIIGKYFVKYVQKEMGGKARLGIVGALNSAIQNQRQKGFEETLKSNPKITIADVVDGQNVQDKAMIAAENLITGNPDLTVIYATGEPALLGAIAAVENQGRQKDIKVFGWDLTAKAISGIDGGYVTAVLQQDPEKMGADALKALNTVTSGKTVPKTILVPATVVTKANVDTYRSLFK; encoded by the coding sequence ATGATGTCATTTAACACCGGAAAACTGCGTTCTATTGCTGTAGTAACGACGATGCTGGTATCAATCGGTTTTATTTCTGCCGCCAGCGCCGCCGCTCCCACTTATGCGCTGGTACAAATAAACCAGCAGGCTTTGTTCTTTAATCTGATGAATAAAGGTGCGGCGGATGCGGCCAAGTCCAGTGGCAAGGATTTAGTGATTTTTAACTCTAATGATAATCCCGTGGCGCAAAATGATGCGATAGAAAACTATATTCAACAAGGTGTTAAAGGCATTCTTGTTGATGCTATCGACGTGAACGGCATTATGCCTGCAATAAAAGAAGCTGCTGCCGCCAAAATTCCCGTCATTGCGATTGATGCCGTATTACCGGCCGGGCCGCAGACGGCTCAGGTCGGCGTTGATAATATCGAAGGTGGTAAAATTATCGGTAAATACTTCGTGAAGTACGTGCAGAAAGAGATGGGCGGTAAGGCGCGGCTCGGTATTGTTGGTGCGCTGAATTCGGCCATTCAGAACCAGCGGCAGAAAGGATTTGAAGAGACGCTGAAAAGCAATCCGAAAATCACCATCGCTGACGTTGTCGACGGCCAGAACGTGCAGGATAAAGCCATGATCGCGGCCGAAAACCTGATTACCGGGAACCCCGATCTGACGGTGATTTATGCCACAGGCGAACCCGCTTTGCTGGGCGCCATCGCCGCCGTGGAAAACCAGGGACGCCAGAAGGATATTAAAGTCTTTGGCTGGGATCTGACCGCGAAGGCCATTTCAGGTATCGACGGTGGGTATGTCACCGCCGTTTTGCAGCAGGATCCGGAAAAGATGGGAGCTGACGCTCTGAAGGCGTTGAACACGGTAACCTCGGGTAAAACCGTACCGAAAACCATTCTGGTTCCGGCCACGGTTGTCACCAAAGCGAACGTAGATACCTATCGTTCGCTGTTCAAGTAG